The DNA sequence CCCCGATCGACTTGCGAATCATAAAAGTCTGCCACTGCCGTATCCTTGAATTCCACACTGGCCCAGTCCGCCTGCTGCTCAACGAGCACGAGGTCTTCGACCAGCAGCAGATCCTCGGCGGAGCTGATCCCAAACCCACCAATCTCCGTCTCTCCCGCATCACGCCAGGCGAGCAACTTGCTCCACGCGTACGGGCTGAAGCGTAAGGTGGGCTTGGTGATGGGAGGCCGCTGATCCGGCAACCGCTTCTTCCGCTTTCGTTGTTTCTGAGATCTCTTCTTTGCCAGTTTCTTTACTGGCTGCTTCTTCTTTAGCTTCTCGGCACGCATCACAGGTTCCTTCTTCAACACAAGAGGTACAAAACGATTGCTCGCAGTCTTCACACGACCGCAGGCAATGACGACAACAGTTGATTTCACAGGCCCAGCAGGAGTCCATGCACTCGTAGCACTGCAGTTCTTCGCAGTCACAGCAGCAACGCGCACAGTCGTAGCAGAGGGCCGTTTCACATGCAGAACAGTCACAGCGGTCATCAGGAGCGGCAATCCCACCACAGTCGAAACAACGCATCCCCTGCCACTCATCGAGTGCCACATAGGCACTGTCCGGGTTGTAGGAGAGCAGCACTTGCTGGACGAGCAGAAAGAAATCAAAGAGCCGACCCTCTTTCAGCGCTGCGTTGATGACGCCTTGTCCTTCCCCTTCGCAGAGCGTTTCGCTGGAGACATGTGGGTGGGTGACTTCGCTATCGGTAGCCGCCGGATTGGGCTGGCTAGCCACGACGTGATAAGAGAGCCCATTGGTGCCAAGCCGCTCCCAGTCGAGAATGATCTCAAACGGGCCCAGTGCGACTTCTTCCAGTTCGATAGGAACGGTTTTCACCGAGATCGTCTGCCGCCTGAGATCGACTGCGACCGAAGCGAACTCTTCGGTCAGTCCGACCAGTTCGCCAATCGCGGTTCTCGCGGTGAGGTGCTCTGCGGGACGAGTCGGCTGCAACTCATCCGCAAATCCTTCGGGGCAGAGTGAATGAGCCATCTGTTCGCGAGCGGCTTGATATCTGCGGTGACAGACCCGTGCGGCCAGTAACCAACCCTGTTGCTGGGCCCGGTGCAATAGCCGCTGCTGTCTCAGGCAGAGATCCCACTGGAAGGTGGGCAGAGCGGGCAAACGCGACAACGCGGCTCCCTGCTGAGAGCGCTCGGCGATTGCGATCGCCGTTTGGATGAACTGGCGGTCGTGGATCATAAGAGTGCTCCTTTCGGTATGGATCCGCCATGAGAGTAAAAGACTGACCGCCCGAGCGAAGTCGGACGGTCAGCGGCAAAGGCTCTTTACCTACGGCACGCCCCTTCGATCTTGCGTGGCGTGATCGACACGCGATCGCCCTCTTGGAGCGCCTGGTCACGGGCTGCCGGCAGGCGATTGACCCGAATGAGATAATCTTCTGAACGGGGATGTTTAACGTGGCGGTGAAAAAGCGTCTCGACGGTCGTTCCGTCAGCGACTTCGACATGATCGGCGAAGCCGGCTCCATCGTTGTTGATTAAGAGGATTTGCAAGGTGGGGTCCTTTCGTGAAAGTTGGTTAATCGATGAAAAGTCAGCTATGTTCAACAGGAAAGCTGACAGGCGAACCGTTGAGCGTCGACTTCGTCCCAATCGAGATACTTCTCCGGTTCGTTCTGATCAGAGACGGGAGGCTCCGGGTCGAAACGCTGATCGAGCGGGTCGGCAAGCGAGAAGCCAAGCTGTTCGATCGTGTCACACGATTCGCCCGTGGCGTTTGCCACGAGACGGTTGATTAGCGTTTGGTGCATGAGAGGATACTCCTCTGGGTTAGGGAGCGCGCAGCAGCGATCGCCACGCGAAACACATGAGAAAAAGCCCCGCCAGAGATGCGGGGCTCACTGAGAGAACCTGCAGGGAGATTGTTTTGACGACAGAACAATCCCTGGAGTACTCTGCGTTAGGCAGACTGGATCAAGTTCGTGCTTTCAGCTATCCACCAGCTGGCGTATTTCCTGCAGCCAGCCGATGAGCTCGTGTTCTGGGTCGGACCGGGCAAGCAGCTTGGGCGTCATCTGGCTAACTGCTTCACTGTTGAGCCAACGCTTGGCACTCTCGATAAGTCTCTTCTGGCTGCGCTGAGATAGTGAGCGCCAGGCGAGCTGAGGGGCCGATTCGGCTAGCCTGGCCTTGGCCAGTGTGACAGCCACATTGGTTTCAGGTTTCATGACCAGCTTGGGGCCACCCGCTCGCTGAATGGCCTTCGGGTGCAGATAGTTCTCTAGGGAGCGACGCGAGGTAATGCGGGCCGTGCAGTTGGGGTGCTGGTCGATGCGAGCGACGACCGTAAGACGATTGAGCGCCTCGGCTCCACACTCTTTGTCGTGGAGATGAAAGCGTGGTTGACCAAGGCGGGCCAGCCGTTCGCCCCAAGCGGCAATATCGCCGGAACCGCCGCCTCCGGTGGGAAAGAATAGAATCTTCCCTACGGCTTCCCAATTAGCAAGGTTGGGGGTCTGCTCGTCTTGCTTGTTCAGAATGGCCGACAGGTTGCTCAAGAAGGCAACGTCGTGGTTTCCTTCGACCACGACGAGCACTGGGTGCCAACGGCCGTCTTGCAGGTTTTTACGATACGTCCCAGTCGATGGGAGTGACTCGGAGTGGCGGTACGCATCCAACTCTCTGTTCGCGCGTTCCATGACGGTATGACTCATGGTGATTCCTCTGTGGGATTTGGGGAGTTCTCTGCCGACTGGTCGTGAGGTAGTTGCTGTGGCGACGGCGCGGATTCAGTTGAGGCCTCTGGAGGCGGCTCGTTCGTCCCTGTCAAAGCCAAGATGTGACAGGACTGCTCAGCAACAAGCAGCTCAAGGGCGTCCAGCTCCACCTCGGTTGCCGTGGGTCTGGCATGCAGCAACTGCCATGTCAGTACCAGCACAAGGACTGCAACAAACACTACGGCAAAACCTTGCCGTGCTCGGTGTCGCTCCCCATCGGCACGGCGCGTCTCGGCCAGTTGGCGACGTTGTGAGTTGAGGTCGGTCCAGCCGTGGGATAACGCCTGGCGTTCCTGCTGGACCTGTTCTTGCAGCTGGGACATCTGGCGGTTCTGATCGGCTTGCCGGTCGGCAGCCTCGGTCGCTACTTGGACCACCCGCTCGTCGCTGCTGCAGCCTGCCAACAAGAGGCTAGTCAGCATAATCAGTCGAATTTTTCGTCGGCTTGTTCTTCGGTTCACGGTACCTCTTGGGTTGAAGTATGAGTTGCAGTAGTCGCTCCAGCGTTCGCCGCAGACGATGCTCGCGAGCTAGAGCAAAACCCAAAACAATCAGCGCCAGCGCAAGGGCCAGCGCAATCAGCTCCGCCATAGCAGTCTCCTGGAGTGATTAAGGCCAGAACTTGGCCAAGAAGTGGCTTTGGGAAAGCTATTCGCTTCCTCAATTAATTATGCCACGGTTTGGGGGCGGATTTAGCAGCCATGATGAACTTCATCCCGGTCATGGTCGCCCGGAGCGAGGGCGGTTCGTGTTTCAATCCGCGCTCCCGCGAGGGGAGCGATCGTGGCTGGGGCGGCGTGAAGACCTTGGCAATGCGTTTCAATCCGCGCTCCCGCGAGGGGAGCGATGTTGCGTTTGGTGCGACCGCTGGAAGGAACGCGAAGTTTCAATCCGCGCTCCCGCGAGGGGAGCGATCTCACAAACTTAGCGAAGTCCACAGCAGGCCCTTTGTTTCAATCCGCGCTCCCGCGAGGGGAGCGATTTCGTAAGGGGGCGAAGTAAAAACTAAGTCGACTGTTTCAATCCGCGCTCCCGCGAGGGGAGCGATGCCAGCGAATGTGGTACTCGTCGCCGAGGTGGTGTTTCAATCCGCGCTCCCGCGAGGGGAGCGATGATCGGGAATCGGCAATCGCCCACCTACGCGAATTGTTTCAATCCGCGCTCCCGCGAGGGGAGCGATATTAGACCATGACCTACCAAACCGACCCCACTTTTGTTTCAATCCGCGCTCCCGCGAGGGGAGCGATCTCAGTTCCGTCCACGTAGAGCCGAAGCTTGGCTGTTTCAATCCGCGCTCCCGCGAGGGGAGCGATAACGAAAGCCACACAACCACAACCAACCATGAGAGTTTCAATCCGCGCTCCCGCGAGGGGAGCGATTTGAGCTATACAATCACCACCGAATTACTCAACAGTTTCAATCCGCGCTCCCGCGAGGGGAGCGATCGAGGCAGTGACGGGCAGCACGAGCAATCGCCAGCAGTTTCAATCCGCGCTCCCGCGAGGGGAGCGATCGGAGCTTGTAGGGTTTGCTTTGTCCGGTATTTGGTTTCAATCCGCGCTCCCGCGAGGGGAGCGATGGCTCTCCGCAAGCACGACCTGCCGACCCCCGTGGTTTCAATCCGCGCTCCCGCGAGGGGAGCGATCAGAGCGCCAAGAGCAACAAATGCAATCCCAATAGTTTCAATCCGCGCTCCCGCGAGGGGAGCGATTGGCGTCGGACCTGAAAGTCTTGCAGGTCAAATACGTTTCAATCCGCGCTCCCGCGAGGGGAGCGATCCTCATCGGGCATTCCGTCGTTGGTTACAATGATGTTTCAATCCGCGCTCCCGCGAGGGGAGCGATGGGAGCAGTTGAAGCAACAGAAACAAAAGCAAGAGGTTTCAATCCGCGCTCCCGCGAGGGGAGCGATGTCGAGCCGGAACGATCTAATTCTAAAACAATAGTTTCAATCCGCGCTCCCGCGAGGGGAGCGATCTGCACGCTGATCGCCAAGGTGTCTTTGTTAATCGTGTTTCAATCCGCGCTCCCGCGAGGGGAGCGATGTCGATGTCGGCCAGTCGGCCCCGTGTGTGATGGTTTCAATCCGCGCTCCCGCGAGGGGAGCGATACCGTAAGAACTGTACCTAGTCGAAGTGCCTGTAGTTTCAATCCGCGCTCCCGCGAGGGGAGCGATACTGAGCAAAGCTAGGCAGGTCATAGTCGGTTTGTTTCAATCCGCGCTCCCGCGAGGGGAGCGATCCCGCCATCGTAAACCTCGTTGAGGTTGGCGGCTAGGATACGTTATTCGCGAACCTGCTGGTGGCGTGCCAAATTGCAGGTATGTGTTGATAGCACACATGAGCTAACTCGCCAAAATAAATGCACTTAAGACAATCGCGAACCCCAGAGGGCACCAGCGTGCGCTGACGGGTCGCGACGGGATGGGCACAGACTAGCAGGTTCTCACGGCTACGCAATCAGCGGGCCGTCGACGTCGTAGCCGGCTTTCGCTCCGACGTGTTCCACGCGGCGTTTCCAGTTCGCGCCAAGGTAGTAGAAACGCAGGCTGTCTTCTTCCGGTTGGATCAGTCCCAGCAGGCGGTCTTTGCATTCGGTCCACTCGGCAGGACTTACCTTCATTTCAAAGACGGAATTCTGCACGCGCTGGCCGTAGTCGAGGCACGTCTTCGCAACACGCGAAAGCCGCTTTCGTCCCGCCTTTGTTTTCGTGGAAACATCGTAAGTGACAAGAACATACATCAGGGCTCGCTCCCAACAGTATTCGTTTCACTTCCAGATCATCGGTGGATATGCGTCAATGTCGTCACGCAGATATCGGGCCAACAGGCGAGCCTGCAAGTGCATCAGCAGGCCGACGGTCACGCGTTCCTGCAAGTACGGGTGAAGGATTTCCTCCTGCTTGCGTTCTTGCCACGCTACCAGCACCTTCTTACGAGTCGCATCGTCCATCGTCACGCCGCCCGTTTCGCCGGTGGTGAATCCCGCGGCGGAGACTTGCCCACGATTCACGAGCGTCAGCATCACCCGATCAGCCAACGCTGGGCGGAACTCTTCCATCAGATCGAGGGCCAAGCTGGGACGTCCGGGTCGGTCGCGATGAAGAAAGCCAACCGCTGCATCAAGGCCGACCGCTTCGCAGGCACTACGCACATCGTGCAGCAGTAATGTGTAGACCAACGAAAGCAACGCGTTGATCGCATCACGTGGAGGGCGACGGCTCCGTTTCGTGAACTGAAACGCCCGGTCGCTACTGCCGACGAGGTCGTTCATCGCCCCGAAATATTGCACGGCCGCTTCCCCTTCGAGTCCACGGACGCGGTCGGCTGAATCGGCGGCCTTCACTTCGACCACGCTCGCACTGAGGCGTTTGGCGACGGCCTGCAAACGCTCAGTCCGCTCCGTATCGCCTGAGTCACGAGCCGTGCGGAGGAGCACGTTGCGGCAGTTCGCGAGTTTGCCAAGCACCACCGAGCGAGCGATTTCGCAAGTGCGTTTCTCGTCGTCCGCGGCACGATACTGAGCTCGCCGCAGCAGGACATTGCCTGGCGAATAACCGACCACCGCAGCCAGGAACTTGCCGTGCAGCGAGTGTAAAGAAATACTCACGCCGGCCTCGGCACAAGCACCCATCAATGCCGGGCTCACACCCACGCGGCCGAAGCAGGCGATGCTTTCGAGATTGTGCAGAGGAATCCGCAGTCGGGTTTCCTTCTCAACCCTCACAACGACGGCTTGCCCATCCTTTGCTAGATAAGCTCCGTCAGTCGTGACGAACAGCGTGTTGAGGTGCGTCTTCATCGCGGTGCTGTGTACACGGAGGGAATGGCTTAGCGGATTGATTGAACGTAAGCAGAAGCAGTTTGGCGACCGGGCGGCGGTGGCAAGCATTTCTCGTAAAGCGAGCAGGTATAGCACTTCTTTTCCCGCACCGCGAAAGGGACTTCACCGCTCGCCATGATTGCATGGAAACGAGCGGCAGCTTGGCGCGTGATTTCGCGCAGCGGAGTATCCAGCGGCACATCCACGCGCCGTCGCATCGTGCCATAGAAAAGCTGCCCATCGTCGATCCGCACGCCGAGCATTTCCTCCAGGCACATTGCCTGAACGCAAAGTTGCACGCGATCGCAATCGTTCTTCTTCGGCTTGCCCCGTTTGTACTCGACGGGCGTGATTTCCCACTGGGTAAGCTCTTCGGGTGTGGCTTGCAGGATGGCCTGGGTGAGCGTACGACCGCGCGGCTTCGTGCCAGCGGGTGGTCGCCACAAAACGACATCGGCGACCCCGGAAAGGCCCAACTCCAGCGACCGCAACGGCAACCCCCGGGTGATGCGCTCGCCATCTCGCGTTTCCGGTTTCCCCTCATGCGCCTTCTTGTGTAAGACGTTCCCTTCGGCAGTGAACCGATTCTCCTCCCAGAGCCGCTCAACGTGAATAAGGGCACACTGCCGCTCACAGAACCGCAGGTGCTGGAGGGCGGAGAGCGGGAGGAGGTTGGACTCGGGGTGGGGCATTGGTGGCTTTCACCCCATTAAAATTTGCGATCAATCGTAATGCCGTCAGGAAGATCACTCTCGTCGATCCTCACTTCGTAGTCGGAAAACTCGCGTGGAGGTTTTCCTTCATCATTGGTCTTCTGGGCCACGCTCACGCGATCAAAAAGTTTGTTCGCGGGGGCATTGCCAAGGGCGTCTTCGTGTTGGAAGCAAATCAGTGCTTGTGGAGCCATTTCGCCGCGGGCTGCTGAGCGATCACTGTCGAACATCTGGGCGAGCGACTTCCAGAAGAGTTCCAGGTCTTCCTCGCCGAAGCCGGTCTTTTCCGCAAGGTGCGGATTGATGAAGCCGTGGGCACGGTAGAGTCCGTAAGGGACGGTGAACTTGCGGCCCATTGTACGATTGCCCCCTTCTTGTTTTTCAGCTTCACGCTCGGTAGTGACCGCACAGCGGGTCACAGCGTGTTCCTGAGAAATGATCGGGTCAATACTCTGGGCCAAAGTAAACTGGATAGGACCGCGAACCTGACCGCAGTTGACATCGGTGGTCATGACCGCACCGAAGCTGCGGACATCGTAAAAATTTTGGCACATCCAAGCGGTTAGCTCTTGATCTTCCTGTGCCTTCTTCTCACCCTTCGATTTTCGCTTTTTGGGGTCAAGCTTCAATGCTTCGTAGGCTAAAGCATGCTGGTTGTTGAGGATCGCTTTTTCTTGCACATAAATCTGATGCCCCTCGGAACCATCCTTGGCCAGCGCAACGAAATTACGCACCTTGCGTTTTAGGCAAACGTCTGTCACTAAGCCATGCCCAGTTTCCGGGTCAACACGAGGGAGGTTTCCGGCATCGGGGTCGCCGTTAGGATTGCCGTTCTTGACGTCGAAGAGATAAACAAAGTCTACGCGGGGAATCATTGTGAAAGGCCTTCGCTATTTGTGGTGAACGAGTGTATCGAGAATGAGATCATCGCTGAAAGTTATTCTGCGGTTGCAGCTTCTGGTTCGTCTTTCGACTTCCTTGTGAAGATTTCCTGACGTTGATGGTAGTAACCAATGGCGAACTGCCCTTGCTCTTTCATGGGTAAATGGGTTGGAAAGTCGTCGATCCGACCGGCGATTTCTTGAATCCGCTTTTCGTGGTAAGTCTTCGCCCCTTTTTCAAGCTTGCCAAGATGATGTTGGTTCATCCGAATTAAGCGAGGGAAAACGCTCGCAGGCGTCGAGGAAGCAGAACTGAAATAGCGGTCCTTGATCGTGGCATTGATGCCCGGCAGGGCATCTTCTTGCGATTTTTCCAGCGCGGCGAATAGTCTGCCGAGGTGATAGGCCATGTCGGGTCGGTCGGGGTCGAGGCTCACGGGTAGCTCCAATTCGTAGTTACGGTTGAGGCAGGCTTTGATCGCTGCTGCGCGGATGAAACGCACTTCTCGGTCAGCCTTGATCCGTCGCAGCAGAGAAGAGTAGAAAAGATGTGGGTACTTTCCACCAGTGATGATGGCTCTCAACAAAGCCCCTTCCAGCAAGTCGGGGATGTCTTTCGCATCGCGGACCGTCTCACGAAGCAATCTCCACATCGGAGGGTGGGGTAAGTCTTTTAGGCCGCGAGCGATTTCGAGGTTCTGAAAATGCAGAGCGAGGTTGTTCGTCAAGTCTTGGATTGTACTACGCCACCAGAAGCGGACAGAAATGCGAGCAGCGTTGGGTGCTAGTCCAAGGATGTAAAACTCGGTGTCCGGCTCGCCAAATTCTCCTGGAAACTTGCCTCGAGAGATTTTTTCTAGGATCGCGCCGATTCGATTCGCAAGTTCTTCGTCCTCGGCAGCACTGGAAGGATCAAGGGCGAATGGGAGGAGCTGCTCGACGGCACTAGGCTTGTCTGTCCAAAAGACTACCGAGGTGTCGCCGAGGCGGATGCATTGCTCGCTGGCGAGCAATCGGTTAAGGGCGACGCAGTACTGAAAAGCAACTTGCTCGTTGACTGCCGCATTCGAGCCGCCATCTTTGCCATAGGACTCATAGGCTTTGTCATTGAAGGACACCAGCAACGCGCCAGCCGACTGCCCGCCCCAGACACCTTTGATTTTCGGTTCGTGCAGACGAGCAACAGGACCAACTTTGCCACTGACAAGGCATTGAGCAATCGTGTCCTCATCTTTTACTTCGGCTTCTTCGATCTGCTTATTCCACCACTTCGTGATTGGAGGACTCTCGTGAACATATTGTTTTTTCGATCGCAACTTGAAGACGCCGAAGCCCGTTTTCACTTCAGTCAGGATCCGAGTCTTTTCGTCGTTGCCGACGATCTCAGGGTTCCAGGTTTCTAGAAAGGTGCATACGGCAGAGAATTCAGGCGAGTCGATTTCCTCTTTCAAAGCCAAGTGCTTGTCGCGGAACGCCTCAAATGCTTCTTTGGTCCGCTCAGGCTTGTTATCATCAGGTTTGTAACCCAATGCATAGGAAGAATTGTCCCACAGGAAGCAGGGATTGATGCCCGAGCCAGAAGGCTTTGCGCTACCCAGCACGATGAGCGACTGATTCTTCAGCTTCCCTTTTTCGTCGGGTTTTCGGGCGTCTTGGATTTCAAACAGCGTGCCATCTTCTTCCAGCACGACGATGAATGAAATCTGCTGACGGCTATACCCGTACGCAGCGATATCACAATCAAGATCGGCAGCCAGTCGTTCGTAGTAATCGTTGAGCGCGTGGAGCAGCATTACTCAGCCTCCGCAGGCGAGGGGAGCGGAGGGACTTCAATCACGCCGTTCTTCATTTTCGCCTTGAAGAAGCGGGCTTCGACACAACGCTTCTCCCCGGTGTGGCCGTCGATCAGGTCAAACGCTCGCCCCTCTGGCTTGCTGTAAACCATGTCGTGTAGCATGTAGCCGAGGTCCTCTTCGCCGACGAGTTGCGACTCGGGGATTGGGGCTTCAACCCAATCGAATTCGCAAGCGAATTCCCGCGTGCCCAGATAGGGGCGGTGAAAACATTGCCCATTTTCTGCACGGCGTTTGAACATGTTGTAATGCTTGGCGACCGGTTCGCTGTCATCGAGTAGCTCGAAGCGTGCCTCAATGACGTAGGCAACGTCACGCAAAATGGTGGCGGCTCGCTGTTGGCGATCGTCTTCGACGACAATCGAGAGTGGCTTACTGGTTTCGCCCTTCTCAGCTTGTTTCATCGCAGTTTTCGCGTTCCGTTCAGACGCCTTGCTGGCAACTTCGTTTCGGCGCAGGTTGGTAAACACCGGCGGCTTCAGCACATGTAGCCGCTCGATCACCCAACGAACTTGTGGCTTCCAATAGATCGCTTCGAGGATACCGCGAGCCGCCGAGGGCGTGATGACGTCGTACGAGAGACGTTCCACCTTGGCTTCAGGGCGAGTGAAACAGGCGTAATCGCCCCAGACTTTGAGTCGGATGGGAGAAGGTTTGCTCATAAGGAATCACACTACCAGACTTTCAGGTTCGCGCCAGCCAGGGCGGTCTAGCATTAGCCCGAGCTGATGGTCGTAGAGGCTGTCGTTCGTAAGGATTGCGTAGCCGTGATCGGTTAGCTCGACGTCGCCGGCAGCGATGAGTTGCTTGTAGATCTGTTCGTAGACGGATACGGAGTAGCGTTGCAACTGCCGAAGCAGCTTACGAGAAGGTCCAGCATGTCGTAACTGCTTGATTAGTCGAGATCCGAGGGTACCATAGGACACGTAAACCGTTTCGCCTTGGTCGGCGATCATGCGGAACCGCTCAGCAGCGGTTTTGAAGTTGTAGGCGAAGCCGCCAAGCTCTTCTGGGAAGCAGGCCATCACTTGCTTATCATCCCAGCGATGAGCGCCCGCCTGGTTCCAATAGTGGAGATCGAAATACTGTTGTATCGCGGCCGGGTCGAGCGGGTCGGCATATTCAGGGAGGACTTCTCGCGTGGTCGCAGCGGTGGCGCCGAGGTAGCCTTTCACCTGGCAGTCGCTGGGGTCAAAAAGGTAAACCTTCCCGGTGGAGCGGAGCCCCTCGCGATTACAACGCCCGGCGGCTTGGGCCACGGAATCCAGCCCGGCCATCGAGCGAAACACCACCGGGAAATCAACATCGACACCCGCTTCAATGAGTTGTGTCGAAATGACACGGCATGGCAGATTGTTTTTCAATCGGTCGCGAATGATCTCAATCAGTTCGCCCCGGTGCTGACCGCAGAGAAGCGTACTAAGGTGAAACAGTGAGGGATTGTCTTCGTCATTTTCCCTCAGGGCGGCAAACAGCTTGGCCGCATGGGGCCGCGTATTGACGATGCACAGGAACGATTCCTCTCGTTCCAGTCGTGCCACGAGTTGCTCGTTAGTGACCGAGCCAATTCGCTCAACCTCGACACGCCGCATCCGCTCGTAGAGCTGCGTCGGCTCTGGAATCATCTCACGTACGTCTTCCAGGCCAATCTTGAAGTCATCGTTCTTTGTAATGGCAGGCTGCGTTGCCGTGCAGAGAACTACCGTACAGCGGTAGTTGGTCACGAGCTCGCGCAGCGCTTCGATACAAGGACGGAGCAACTCAACCGGCAGCGTTTGTGCTTCGTCCAGCACGATGACACTACCAGCCAGGTTGTGGAGCTTACGGCAACGGGAGGTGCGGTTGGCAAACATGGATTCGAAAAGCTGGACGTTCGTCGTTACCACAAGCGGTGCGTCCCAATTTTCTGCTATCAGGCGGTTGCGGTACGTTTCTTTCTCAGGGTCGAGATTGGAATGATGCTCAAGCACGCTATCCTCTCCCAAACTTTGCAGGGCACCACGGAATGTCTGAGCCGTTTGTTCGATGATGCTGGTGAAGGGTATGGCGTAGATCACACGCGACAGCCCATGTTCAATCGCGTGCTTCAGCGCAAACTGCAAGGACGAGAGCGTCTTGCCGCCCCCGGTTGGTACCGTCAAGGAAAAGAAGCCAGGGACGCTACTTGCCGCGTCTTTGCAAGCTAACAAAACCTCCCGGCGGCACTCATTAACCTCGCTGTTGACAGCCCCCGAGGCAAGTCGCGCGAGATGCCCTTCGAGTGCCACGGCTATGTCACTGAGTCGGATGGATTTTTGCGGTCGCTGCTGCGACCTCTCGGGGCTCATGAAGCCTTCCGTGCACAGAAAGTCTGCATCGACCAAGCAAGAGAACAGCATCCGCGTAAAGAAAGCGAGCTGGAAGGAAGCCCTCCTGCGATCAGGGCCTATGTTGTAGCCCTGGAGACTCAGCTCAGGGCACGACAGAAGTCGCGGGGGCGCAGAGCTCCAATCACAGATTTCCTTCTTGAGTCGTTTCTGGTCAAGATCCAAGGTATCGGCCAGCCCCGAATGATGCCCGGCAATGACGTAAGCAAGTAGTCGCCCAAATTGCCCAGCTGCGGTCATCGCATGCTGCGCTCCTGCGGTCGAGTGATCGACGCGACCGGCGTACTGCTCGAGGTGAGCCTCGAAGCCATTCTCTTTGTCGAGGTACGCTTGGAACTCCGGCGAGTATTTTCCTAAGTCGTGCCATCGTCCAGCGATTGCGCCCCAGTCGCGTGCTTTGAGAGGCTTCGCGAATCGTGCGGCCAACTGTGCAACTTCGTTGAGATGAGTTTCCAGCAGTTCCCACCGGTCATGGTCGTGGCCTTTGAGGCTATGTGCGTAGTACTTGTGAGTTGACACAATTTGTTGCTAGCGCGTGATCGATGAAGGGCGAAGAAAGCAAAGACGCAAAGGTCAAACGGACTCTGAAACGATAGCAAGCTGCTCATGGTCGCCTAGACCGCCATTCTTTTTTTCCAGCTTTGAGATGTTGAGAAGCTTTATCTCTTTTGCAGGACTTGGTTTGTGTCAGTTCTCCAGTTTGTTTGTTTTCGGCACGACCGGATCTCCGGTCATGCCGAAGACAAACTTAGAGTGACTTTAAACGAAGGCATTTTGCCAAACGTCGAATGTCGATTCCGCCCGTCTCTTCGCGATCGTGTCGGTGCGTCGCAAACGATTTCTAGTGCTATGTCTAATTCGCTGATAGCTAAAAAAGCCCACCACCCTGGGCTGGAGGGTCCAGCCCAGGTCATTGGACTTGCGATCTCACCCCTGCCCACCTGTTTTATTTTGGGCATCCCTGCGTTTTTGATTGATCTCTTTGCGTCGCGCCCGCCCATCAGGAACTGGTAGCCCGCGATCCTGGTGGTATTTGACGACGGCTTCGCGCACGACTGCGAGGCCGATGTTGAGCTCCTTGCCGATTTCATGGACTAAGTGGTCTTGGTTGAAAAGTGCCATGATCTCCTTGGCGAGGCGTGTTGCTTTCGTGTTTTTTTCCAAGCGACCTCGCAGCGATCGACCGTCTGGGACTGGAAGGTTGCGAGAGGTATGCCAGTAGGCGAATGCTTTGCTGTAGAGCTTCTTGCTGATTTCGAGCGAACTTTGAATTTCCTTAGCTGGCACACCCTTATCAAACATTTCCTTGACTTGGTCAGCAAGCTCAATATGTCTGGTGCACGGCGGATCC is a window from the Lacipirellulaceae bacterium genome containing:
- the cas5c gene encoding type I-C CRISPR-associated protein Cas5c; protein product: MSKPSPIRLKVWGDYACFTRPEAKVERLSYDVITPSAARGILEAIYWKPQVRWVIERLHVLKPPVFTNLRRNEVASKASERNAKTAMKQAEKGETSKPLSIVVEDDRQQRAATILRDVAYVIEARFELLDDSEPVAKHYNMFKRRAENGQCFHRPYLGTREFACEFDWVEAPIPESQLVGEEDLGYMLHDMVYSKPEGRAFDLIDGHTGEKRCVEARFFKAKMKNGVIEVPPLPSPAEAE
- the cas3 gene encoding CRISPR-associated helicase Cas3', producing the protein MSTHKYYAHSLKGHDHDRWELLETHLNEVAQLAARFAKPLKARDWGAIAGRWHDLGKYSPEFQAYLDKENGFEAHLEQYAGRVDHSTAGAQHAMTAAGQFGRLLAYVIAGHHSGLADTLDLDQKRLKKEICDWSSAPPRLLSCPELSLQGYNIGPDRRRASFQLAFFTRMLFSCLVDADFLCTEGFMSPERSQQRPQKSIRLSDIAVALEGHLARLASGAVNSEVNECRREVLLACKDAASSVPGFFSLTVPTGGGKTLSSLQFALKHAIEHGLSRVIYAIPFTSIIEQTAQTFRGALQSLGEDSVLEHHSNLDPEKETYRNRLIAENWDAPLVVTTNVQLFESMFANRTSRCRKLHNLAGSVIVLDEAQTLPVELLRPCIEALRELVTNYRCTVVLCTATQPAITKNDDFKIGLEDVREMIPEPTQLYERMRRVEVERIGSVTNEQLVARLEREESFLCIVNTRPHAAKLFAALRENDEDNPSLFHLSTLLCGQHRGELIEIIRDRLKNNLPCRVISTQLIEAGVDVDFPVVFRSMAGLDSVAQAAGRCNREGLRSTGKVYLFDPSDCQVKGYLGATAATTREVLPEYADPLDPAAIQQYFDLHYWNQAGAHRWDDKQVMACFPEELGGFAYNFKTAAERFRMIADQGETVYVSYGTLGSRLIKQLRHAGPSRKLLRQLQRYSVSVYEQIYKQLIAAGDVELTDHGYAILTNDSLYDHQLGLMLDRPGWREPESLVV